A window of the Burkholderia sp. 9120 genome harbors these coding sequences:
- a CDS encoding diguanylate cyclase, protein MNVPVESLSDLVVERVGFGIFVLDRDMNVLMWNRFMQDHSGIAAEQAVGQSLYTHFPELPRVWLSRKIESVFQLGSFAFSSWEQRPYLFKFDHDRPITGGVDFMQQDCTFMPLMRDREVVAVCVTISDVTHVSIVQREREEAVAKLQEYADRDGLTGIANRRFFEARLRDEFTRWQRYGGDMSVLLFDLDHFKKINDQFGHGVGDTVLRVMAQRVAGVVRAQDTFGRFGGEEFALLLPCTPLEDAMRVAEKIRCTIADTPVEVQGVGVPVTASVGGAAARTGVPAYDVLINEADAALYSAKRQGRNRSIAFN, encoded by the coding sequence ATGAATGTGCCTGTGGAGTCGTTGAGCGATCTGGTTGTCGAACGTGTCGGTTTCGGCATCTTCGTGCTCGATCGCGATATGAACGTCCTCATGTGGAACCGCTTCATGCAGGACCACAGCGGTATAGCGGCCGAGCAGGCAGTCGGCCAGTCGCTGTACACGCATTTCCCCGAACTGCCGCGCGTGTGGCTGTCGCGCAAGATCGAAAGCGTGTTTCAGCTCGGCAGTTTCGCGTTCAGTTCGTGGGAGCAGCGCCCGTATCTGTTCAAGTTCGATCACGACCGGCCGATCACCGGCGGCGTCGATTTCATGCAGCAGGACTGCACGTTCATGCCGCTGATGCGCGATCGCGAAGTGGTGGCCGTGTGCGTGACCATCTCGGACGTCACGCACGTCAGCATCGTGCAGCGCGAACGCGAAGAGGCGGTCGCCAAGCTGCAGGAATACGCGGACCGCGACGGTCTGACGGGAATCGCCAACCGCCGTTTTTTCGAAGCGCGTCTGCGCGACGAATTCACGCGCTGGCAGCGCTACGGCGGCGACATGTCCGTGCTGCTGTTCGATCTCGATCACTTCAAGAAAATCAACGACCAGTTCGGCCACGGCGTCGGCGATACGGTGCTGCGCGTGATGGCGCAGCGCGTGGCCGGCGTGGTGCGCGCGCAGGATACCTTCGGGCGCTTCGGCGGCGAAGAGTTCGCGTTGCTGCTGCCTTGCACACCGCTCGAAGACGCCATGCGCGTCGCGGAAAAGATCCGCTGCACGATCGCCGACACGCCGGTCGAAGTGCAGGGCGTGGGCGTCCCGGTGACGGCGAGCGTCGGCGGTGCGGCGGCGCGCACCGGCGTGCCGGCGTATGACGTGCTCATCAACGAAGCCGATGCCGCGCTGTATAGCGCGAAACGGCAGGGACGCAACCGTTCGATCGCGTTTAACTGA
- a CDS encoding RNA polymerase factor sigma-70 encodes MAQVNGPALDDPVYLTQLRRDLVRFARLQLRDAAAAEDAVQEALAAAWTQADRFAAQSEHKTWVFGILRHKLIDTLRARQRTINLSALESELDGEALLDRELFKDNGHWSRETKPRPWPTPETALRQQQFWTLFEMCLDHLPEQIGRVFMMREFLDLETDAICTELNMTANHCSVLIYRARLRLRTCLSEKGLSSEDANGEM; translated from the coding sequence ATGGCGCAAGTAAACGGGCCGGCGCTCGACGATCCCGTTTATCTGACGCAATTGCGGCGCGACCTGGTGCGCTTCGCCCGTTTGCAACTGCGCGACGCGGCCGCCGCCGAAGATGCCGTCCAGGAAGCCCTCGCCGCGGCGTGGACGCAAGCGGATCGCTTCGCGGCGCAGTCGGAGCACAAGACGTGGGTGTTCGGCATCCTGCGGCACAAGCTCATCGACACGCTGCGCGCCCGGCAACGGACGATCAACCTGTCCGCGCTGGAATCCGAACTCGACGGCGAAGCGTTGCTCGATCGCGAACTGTTCAAGGACAACGGCCACTGGTCGCGCGAAACCAAACCGCGTCCATGGCCGACGCCGGAAACCGCGCTGCGTCAGCAGCAGTTCTGGACGCTGTTCGAAATGTGTCTGGACCACCTGCCGGAACAGATCGGGCGCGTGTTCATGATGCGCGAATTTCTCGATCTCGAGACCGACGCGATTTGCACCGAACTGAACATGACCGCCAATCATTGCAGCGTGCTGATTTACCGCGCGCGCTTGCGCCTGCGCACTTGCCTGAGCGAAAAAGGCCTATCCAGCGAGGATGCGAATGGGGAAATGTAA
- a CDS encoding phosphorylase: protein MSLSTTPSGAAGRAGLPVIVVTGMAFEARIARGEGVEVVYAACADLLERALSAAVARGCAGIVSFGTAGGLAPDLEPGSIIVADAVEGPLGRLQTDRAWADRLAAALTAGSLKARLRRGLVAAVSAPLVSADDKSVLHRSTGALAVDMESHIAGATAAAHGVPFAVCRAIVDPAWRTLPSAATAGLRDDGSTALGPILRELLRQPSQLGALIQVAVDARAARGSLVQARRAMTEAGALRMVAAV, encoded by the coding sequence ATGTCGCTTTCGACAACGCCGTCCGGCGCGGCCGGCCGTGCCGGCTTGCCGGTGATCGTGGTGACGGGCATGGCGTTCGAGGCGCGCATCGCGCGCGGCGAGGGCGTCGAAGTGGTGTACGCGGCGTGCGCCGATCTGCTGGAGCGCGCGTTGAGCGCGGCGGTGGCGCGCGGTTGTGCGGGCATTGTGAGTTTCGGCACGGCGGGCGGGTTGGCGCCGGATCTGGAGCCGGGTTCGATAATCGTCGCGGATGCCGTGGAAGGGCCGTTAGGGCGTCTCCAGACCGATCGGGCGTGGGCGGACAGGCTGGCGGCCGCGCTGACGGCTGGGTCGCTCAAGGCGCGTCTGCGGCGCGGTCTCGTGGCTGCGGTGAGCGCCCCGCTGGTGAGCGCCGACGACAAGAGCGTGCTGCATCGCTCGACCGGTGCGTTGGCGGTGGATATGGAGTCGCACATTGCCGGTGCGACGGCTGCCGCGCATGGCGTGCCGTTCGCGGTGTGCCGCGCGATCGTCGATCCGGCCTGGCGGACGCTGCCGTCCGCGGCGACCGCCGGTCTGCGCGACGACGGCAGCACGGCGCTCGGACCGATTCTGCGGGAATTGCTGCGTCAGCCTTCGCAGCTCGGCGCGCTGATTCAGGTGGCGGTGGATGCGCGGGCGGCGCGAGGTTCGCTGGTTCAGGCGCGACGCGCGATGACCGAGGCGGGCGCTTTGCGGATGGTCGCGGCGGTCTGA
- the shc gene encoding squalene--hopene cyclase has translation MNDLSQAQPLDAVLPEFAAAAAPATPDAPVTATTAAQAPDASLDAAITRATDAILVAQKPDGHWVYELEADATIPAEYVLLVHYLGETPNLELEQKIGRYLRRIQMAEGGWPLFTDGALDISASVKAYFALKMIGDPVDAEHMVRARDAILAHGGAETVNVFTRILLALFGVVSWRAVPMMPVEITLLPEWFPFHLSKVSYWARTVIVPLLVLNAKRPVARNPRRVRIDELFRGAPVNVGPRDRAPHQHLGWFRFFSGVDVLLRAVDGLFPKATRDRAVRAAVAFVDERLNGEDGLGAIFPAMANSVMMYDVLGYPADHPNRAIARQSIEKLLVIKDDEAYCQPCLSPVWDTSLVAHALLETGEAHAEQAAERGLAWLRPLQILDVRGDWISRRPNVRPGGWAFQYNNAHYPDVDDTAVVVMAMQRSASLTQSDVDREAIARAREWVVGMQSSDGGWGAFEPENTQYYLNNIPFSDHGALLDPPTADVSGRCLSMLAQLGELPKDSEPAQRAFAYMLKEQESDGSWYGRWGLNYIYGTWTALCSLNAAGFPHDDPRMKRAAQWLLSIQNEDGGWGEGGESYKLDYRGYERAPSTASQTAWALMGLMAVGEVNHEAVARGVAYLQREQREHGLWDETRFSATGFPRVFYLRYHGYRKFFPLWALARFRHLKRNGLTRVAVGM, from the coding sequence ATGAACGACTTATCTCAAGCTCAGCCGCTGGACGCCGTCCTGCCCGAATTCGCCGCCGCCGCCGCGCCTGCAACGCCCGACGCGCCGGTGACGGCGACGACGGCCGCGCAAGCGCCCGACGCATCGCTCGACGCCGCGATCACGCGCGCGACCGACGCGATCCTCGTCGCGCAGAAACCGGACGGCCACTGGGTCTACGAACTCGAAGCCGACGCGACGATTCCCGCCGAATACGTGCTGCTGGTCCACTACCTCGGCGAAACGCCGAATCTGGAACTGGAGCAGAAAATCGGCCGCTATTTGCGCCGCATCCAGATGGCGGAGGGCGGCTGGCCGTTGTTCACCGACGGCGCGCTCGACATCAGCGCCAGCGTGAAGGCCTACTTCGCCCTGAAGATGATCGGCGATCCGGTCGATGCCGAGCACATGGTCCGCGCTCGCGACGCGATTCTGGCCCATGGCGGCGCGGAAACGGTGAACGTCTTCACGCGGATTCTGCTCGCGCTGTTCGGCGTCGTGTCGTGGCGCGCGGTGCCGATGATGCCGGTCGAAATCACGCTGTTGCCGGAGTGGTTCCCGTTCCATCTGTCGAAGGTGTCGTACTGGGCGCGGACCGTGATCGTGCCGCTGTTGGTGCTCAACGCGAAGCGACCCGTGGCGCGCAATCCGCGACGCGTGCGGATCGACGAGTTGTTCCGCGGCGCGCCGGTCAACGTCGGCCCGCGCGATCGGGCGCCGCATCAGCACCTCGGCTGGTTCCGCTTTTTCAGCGGGGTGGACGTGCTGCTGCGCGCCGTCGACGGTCTGTTTCCGAAAGCGACGCGCGACCGTGCGGTGCGCGCGGCTGTGGCGTTCGTCGACGAACGGTTGAACGGCGAAGACGGCCTCGGCGCGATTTTCCCGGCCATGGCCAATTCGGTGATGATGTACGACGTGCTCGGCTATCCGGCCGATCATCCGAATCGCGCGATTGCGCGTCAGTCGATCGAGAAGCTGCTCGTCATCAAGGATGACGAAGCATATTGCCAACCGTGTCTGTCGCCGGTGTGGGACACCTCGCTGGTTGCGCATGCGCTGCTCGAAACCGGCGAGGCGCATGCCGAACAGGCCGCCGAACGCGGGCTTGCGTGGCTGCGCCCGCTGCAGATTCTCGACGTGCGCGGCGACTGGATCTCGCGTCGGCCGAACGTGCGGCCTGGCGGTTGGGCGTTCCAGTACAACAACGCGCACTATCCGGACGTCGACGATACGGCGGTGGTCGTGATGGCGATGCAGCGCTCGGCCTCGCTCACGCAATCCGACGTGGATCGCGAAGCCATTGCGCGCGCGCGCGAATGGGTGGTCGGCATGCAGAGCAGCGACGGCGGTTGGGGCGCGTTCGAGCCGGAAAACACCCAGTACTACCTGAACAACATTCCGTTCTCCGATCACGGCGCCTTGCTCGATCCGCCGACCGCCGACGTGTCGGGCCGCTGTCTGTCGATGCTCGCGCAGCTCGGCGAACTGCCGAAGGACAGCGAACCGGCGCAGCGCGCGTTCGCGTACATGCTGAAGGAACAGGAATCGGACGGTAGCTGGTACGGCCGTTGGGGCCTGAACTACATCTACGGCACGTGGACCGCGCTGTGTTCGCTGAACGCAGCTGGTTTTCCGCACGACGACCCGCGCATGAAGCGCGCCGCGCAGTGGCTCCTGTCGATCCAGAACGAGGACGGCGGCTGGGGCGAGGGCGGCGAGAGCTACAAGCTCGACTATCGCGGTTACGAACGGGCGCCGAGCACGGCTTCCCAAACCGCGTGGGCGCTGATGGGCCTGATGGCCGTTGGCGAGGTCAATCACGAAGCCGTGGCGCGCGGCGTCGCGTATTTGCAGCGCGAACAGCGCGAGCACGGCTTGTGGGACGAAACGCGTTTCAGCGCGACCGGCTTCCCGCGCGTGTTTTATCTGCGTTACCACGGTTATCGCAAGTTCTTCCCGCTGTGGGCGCTGGCGCGCTTCCGCCATCTGAAGCGCAACGGGCTCACGCGCGTTGCCGTCGGAATGTAA
- a CDS encoding DUF6723 family protein, whose protein sequence is MASHVSKRSQGEQAPALVGRDNYQVSASSRRTSSGTVPTLKVIRLSDDRVIYPFQGHADMPFFDEADDAQSYAERYGWQLVDGDIAVPE, encoded by the coding sequence ATGGCAAGTCACGTTTCCAAACGCTCGCAGGGCGAGCAGGCTCCGGCTCTCGTCGGCCGTGATAATTATCAGGTGTCGGCGTCGTCGCGGCGTACGTCGAGCGGCACCGTGCCGACGCTGAAAGTCATCCGTCTGAGCGACGATCGGGTGATCTACCCGTTCCAGGGGCACGCCGACATGCCCTTTTTCGACGAAGCCGACGACGCGCAATCGTATGCCGAGCGATACGGCTGGCAATTGGTGGATGGGGATATCGCCGTACCTGAGTAA
- a CDS encoding chemotaxis protein CheC: MSEPVLTEDQRDALQEVANLAMGQAATRLARLLDAFIELSVPRVRVVAVSEAAQALREMTGIEDKVSAVRQGFRSDIKGEALVICRSDSVDQLCSLVSDPYSRSAYEAVSQRELVFDVANVLTGACVSCILDQLGRTPVFSAPGLLGEAMTLDEVFQPGVLQWGVALLVEVNFALEDQSFRAHLVMLMAEESIRHMNGALDELLSSL, translated from the coding sequence ATGTCTGAACCAGTCCTCACCGAAGATCAGCGCGACGCGCTGCAAGAGGTCGCCAATCTGGCGATGGGCCAAGCCGCGACGCGTCTGGCGCGGCTGCTCGATGCGTTCATCGAATTGTCGGTGCCGCGCGTGAGGGTGGTGGCGGTGAGCGAGGCGGCGCAGGCGCTGCGCGAGATGACCGGCATCGAGGACAAGGTCAGCGCGGTGCGTCAGGGCTTTCGCTCCGATATCAAGGGCGAGGCGCTGGTGATTTGCCGCAGCGATAGCGTCGATCAACTGTGTTCGCTGGTCAGCGATCCGTACTCGCGCTCGGCCTACGAGGCGGTCAGCCAGCGCGAGCTGGTGTTCGACGTTGCCAATGTGCTCACGGGCGCGTGCGTGTCGTGCATTCTCGACCAGCTCGGCCGCACGCCGGTGTTCTCGGCGCCCGGCCTGCTCGGCGAAGCGATGACCCTCGACGAAGTGTTCCAGCCGGGCGTGCTGCAATGGGGCGTCGCCTTGCTGGTCGAAGTCAATTTCGCGCTGGAAGACCAGAGCTTCCGCGCCCATCTGGTGATGCTGATGGCGGAAGAGTCGATCCGTCACATGAACGGAGCGCTCGACGAGCTGTTGTCCAGTCTATGA
- the hpnE gene encoding hydroxysqualene dehydroxylase HpnE, protein MPKLVHVVGAGLAGLAAAVQLQRRGAQVVLHDAAGYAGGRCRSYYDAKLGATLDSGNHIVLSGHTATLNYTRAIGAADELDGPAQPDYPFVDLATRARWTVRMSPGRLPWWIFDPNARVPNTGPGDYLSLVPLLFAKPGRSVAQTMRANGPLWDRLLRPLLHVLLQVEPREASAELTAAMVRETVLAGGLAWRPLMARNGLGSAFVDPALRLLQHGGATIRLESSLKEIGFAADNPRVQTLNFAHEQIAVDANHAVILAVPPEIAQTLVPGMRAPTRFAAAASVHFAVEPPFGLPPLTGLLNGTAEWLFASDGRLAVTVGNAEALLDTPHEALAATVWAEVAQAASLPATPMPAWQVVMNKRATFAALPDQETLRPGTRTRWNNLMLAGDWTATGLPATIEGAIRSGQKAADTLLNEPMERR, encoded by the coding sequence ATGCCGAAGCTCGTCCACGTGGTCGGCGCGGGCCTTGCCGGCCTGGCCGCCGCGGTGCAACTGCAGCGGCGCGGCGCGCAAGTCGTGCTGCACGACGCGGCGGGCTACGCAGGTGGACGTTGCCGTTCGTATTACGACGCCAAACTAGGCGCAACGCTGGACAGCGGCAACCACATCGTGTTGTCGGGTCATACCGCGACGCTGAACTACACGCGGGCGATCGGCGCCGCCGACGAACTGGACGGCCCGGCGCAGCCCGACTATCCATTCGTCGATCTGGCCACGCGGGCGCGCTGGACCGTGCGCATGTCGCCGGGCCGCTTGCCCTGGTGGATCTTCGACCCGAATGCGCGCGTGCCGAACACCGGGCCGGGCGATTATCTGTCGCTCGTGCCGTTGCTGTTCGCCAAGCCCGGACGCAGCGTCGCGCAGACCATGCGCGCCAATGGCCCGCTGTGGGACCGTTTGCTGCGGCCGCTGCTTCACGTGTTGCTGCAGGTCGAGCCGCGTGAGGCATCGGCGGAATTGACGGCGGCCATGGTGCGGGAAACCGTGCTCGCCGGTGGCCTCGCGTGGCGTCCGCTGATGGCGCGCAATGGCCTCGGCAGCGCTTTCGTCGACCCGGCGCTGCGACTGCTGCAACATGGCGGCGCGACCATCCGGCTGGAGTCGAGCCTGAAGGAAATCGGTTTCGCCGCGGACAACCCCCGCGTGCAGACGCTGAACTTCGCGCACGAGCAGATTGCCGTCGACGCCAATCACGCGGTGATTCTCGCCGTACCGCCGGAGATCGCGCAGACGCTGGTGCCCGGCATGCGCGCGCCGACGCGCTTCGCGGCGGCTGCGAGCGTGCATTTCGCGGTCGAGCCGCCGTTCGGTTTGCCGCCGCTCACCGGGCTACTCAACGGGACAGCCGAGTGGCTGTTCGCGTCCGACGGACGCCTCGCCGTGACCGTCGGCAACGCTGAAGCCCTGCTCGACACGCCGCACGAAGCGCTCGCGGCGACCGTGTGGGCCGAAGTTGCCCAGGCGGCCAGTCTGCCCGCCACGCCGATGCCGGCCTGGCAGGTCGTGATGAACAAACGCGCGACCTTTGCCGCGCTGCCGGATCAGGAAACCCTGCGTCCCGGCACGCGCACTCGCTGGAACAACTTGATGCTCGCGGGCGACTGGACGGCCACCGGCCTGCCCGCGACGATTGAAGGCGCGATCCGCTCTGGCCAGAAGGCCGCGGATACGTTGCTGAATGAACCGATGGAACGCCGATGA
- a CDS encoding response regulator yields MPLPIVIADDSLLARKVLTKALPPDWDVDVSYATNGREALGLYREGKASVMFLDLTMPDMTGYQVLEALQHEDLNTFVIVVSADVQPMAQSRVRALGAAAFIAKPVTPEAVLPILKEYGLYV; encoded by the coding sequence ATGCCTTTGCCTATTGTGATCGCCGACGATTCGCTGCTTGCCCGCAAGGTGCTCACCAAGGCATTGCCGCCGGACTGGGATGTCGATGTGTCCTACGCCACGAACGGGCGCGAAGCGCTCGGTCTGTATCGCGAAGGCAAAGCGTCGGTGATGTTCCTCGATCTGACGATGCCGGACATGACCGGCTACCAGGTGCTCGAAGCTTTGCAGCATGAGGATCTCAACACCTTCGTGATCGTCGTCTCCGCCGATGTCCAGCCGATGGCCCAGTCGCGCGTGCGCGCGCTCGGCGCCGCCGCATTCATCGCCAAGCCCGTGACGCCCGAGGCGGTACTTCCTATCCTCAAGGAGTACGGGTTGTATGTCTGA
- a CDS encoding NAD(P)H-dependent oxidoreductase: MAYHIAVVVGSLRRESFNRHLAQAVISLAPSDFTFEFIDIGSLPLYSQDYDADYPEAGKQLKQRIEAADGLLFVTPEYNRSIPGVLKNALDWGSRPWGTNSWGNKPGAVIGTSVGATGAALAQQHLRNVLAYLDVATLAQPEVFIKHDLSVINEKGEIVSDGTRKFLQTFVDRYVAWVKRQTA; the protein is encoded by the coding sequence ATGGCATATCACATCGCAGTCGTCGTCGGCAGCTTGCGTCGCGAGTCGTTCAACCGCCATCTGGCGCAAGCCGTGATTTCGCTTGCGCCTTCCGACTTCACGTTCGAATTCATCGACATCGGCTCGCTGCCACTCTACAGCCAGGACTACGACGCCGACTATCCCGAAGCCGGCAAGCAGTTGAAGCAGCGTATCGAGGCGGCCGACGGCCTGCTGTTCGTCACCCCCGAATACAACCGCTCGATTCCTGGCGTGCTGAAGAATGCGCTCGACTGGGGGTCGCGCCCGTGGGGCACGAATTCGTGGGGCAACAAACCCGGTGCGGTGATCGGCACGTCGGTCGGGGCGACCGGCGCGGCGTTGGCGCAGCAGCATTTGCGTAACGTGCTGGCTTATCTCGATGTCGCCACGCTGGCGCAACCCGAAGTGTTTATCAAACACGACCTGTCGGTGATCAACGAAAAAGGCGAGATTGTGAGCGACGGCACGCGCAAGTTTCTGCAGACGTTCGTCGACCGTTACGTCGCGTGGGTTAAGCGCCAGACGGCCTGA
- a CDS encoding hybrid sensor histidine kinase/response regulator: protein MTPDRFDPPSANRLAASRQNEAMFPAVPEQNFHVRRMTLIALLVAAIVLPCVYVAIMALSDWRSRVADATDLTLRTVRVADEHALKVFDMNETLDARVVDLTEGLDDDGIRAREASIHDKLRTMGGGYPQVAAVSIFGRDGSLLATSRFYPSPAISIGERDDFVGIRGGKDLDHVSKVMTGHVAGEQVFNTGVARRDADGAFAGVVSVALRPSYFDAFYRELLGGNDITPITMSLVRTDGAILARYPRNPRNPREPAAVAPHSPFAEALAQGRRAGVVTMRSDLDGDAMIVAFRRVGSYPVYVSCGYRTSAIWAAWYRHLSVLILSIFTPSIALWCVIWLSLRRLGAEEEAWERWQAEASMRRSIESAYRQSRKMEALGTLVGSVAHDFNNLLMILSSNVQIARRRGTPGLDRELSAMERALKSGQSLTRQLLGVARKQPLRNETLSLERWLPACRELLRASLGAKVSLVIDIGVEVWPMHVDVAELELALINVAINARDAMPNGGRFTVRAANIHFRRDDGFPLSGEFVQLSLEDTGIGMAPDVLARAFEPLYTTKSQGMGTGLGLPQVFAFCERSGGLAAIDSAVGAGTSVRLYLPRATDEPAADAPPETSVDESGAPQGLRILLVEDNEEVAAGTEALLQMMGHQITCVFNADTALRLFDDAHARRARTGEPLPFDLVLSDIHMPGKMNGIDLAEAVLAFDTQLPVILVTGYAEELDRARHVDVRVLSKPFDIGLLEQPLRAIQHDLTQTGTDPAPQSAD from the coding sequence ATGACACCCGACCGGTTCGACCCGCCATCCGCGAACCGCCTTGCTGCCAGCCGGCAGAACGAGGCGATGTTCCCCGCCGTGCCGGAACAGAATTTCCACGTACGGCGCATGACGCTGATTGCGCTGCTGGTCGCCGCGATCGTGCTGCCGTGCGTCTATGTCGCGATCATGGCGTTGAGCGACTGGCGCTCGCGCGTCGCCGACGCCACCGACCTGACACTGCGCACCGTGCGGGTGGCCGACGAACACGCGCTGAAAGTGTTCGACATGAACGAGACGCTCGACGCGCGCGTCGTCGATCTGACCGAAGGTCTCGACGACGACGGCATTCGCGCCCGCGAAGCTTCCATTCACGACAAGCTGCGCACGATGGGCGGCGGTTATCCGCAAGTGGCCGCGGTGTCGATCTTTGGGCGCGACGGCAGTCTGCTGGCCACCAGCCGGTTCTATCCGTCACCGGCTATTTCGATCGGCGAGCGCGACGATTTCGTCGGCATTCGCGGCGGCAAGGATCTCGACCACGTGTCGAAAGTGATGACGGGGCATGTCGCCGGCGAGCAGGTGTTCAACACGGGCGTCGCGCGGCGCGATGCGGACGGCGCGTTTGCCGGCGTCGTATCCGTCGCGTTGCGGCCCAGCTATTTCGACGCGTTCTACCGCGAGCTGCTCGGCGGCAACGACATTACGCCGATCACGATGAGCCTGGTGCGCACGGACGGTGCGATCCTCGCGCGCTATCCACGCAACCCGCGGAACCCGCGCGAGCCGGCCGCGGTGGCGCCGCATTCGCCGTTCGCCGAAGCGTTGGCGCAGGGTCGGCGGGCGGGCGTGGTGACCATGCGTTCCGACCTCGACGGCGACGCCATGATCGTCGCGTTCCGGCGGGTCGGCTCGTATCCGGTGTATGTGTCGTGCGGCTATCGCACCTCGGCGATCTGGGCCGCGTGGTATCGGCATCTGAGCGTGTTGATTCTGTCGATATTCACGCCGTCCATCGCGTTGTGGTGCGTGATCTGGCTGTCGCTACGCCGGCTCGGCGCCGAAGAGGAAGCGTGGGAGCGCTGGCAGGCCGAAGCGTCGATGCGCCGCTCGATCGAATCCGCGTATCGCCAGTCGCGCAAGATGGAGGCGCTCGGCACGCTGGTCGGCAGCGTCGCGCATGATTTCAACAATCTGCTGATGATCCTCTCGTCCAACGTGCAGATCGCGCGACGGCGCGGCACACCCGGCCTCGATCGCGAATTGTCGGCGATGGAACGCGCGCTCAAGAGCGGCCAGTCGCTGACGCGGCAATTGCTCGGGGTGGCGCGCAAACAGCCGTTGCGCAATGAGACGCTGTCGCTCGAGCGCTGGCTGCCGGCCTGCCGCGAACTGTTGCGCGCTTCGCTCGGCGCGAAGGTGTCGCTGGTGATCGATATTGGCGTAGAGGTTTGGCCGATGCACGTCGACGTCGCCGAGCTCGAACTCGCGCTGATCAACGTCGCCATCAACGCGCGCGATGCGATGCCGAACGGCGGCCGTTTCACCGTGCGAGCCGCGAATATCCATTTTCGTCGCGACGACGGCTTTCCGCTGAGCGGCGAGTTCGTGCAACTGTCGCTAGAAGATACCGGCATCGGCATGGCGCCCGACGTGCTCGCGCGGGCCTTCGAACCGCTCTACACGACCAAGTCGCAAGGCATGGGCACGGGCCTCGGGCTGCCGCAGGTTTTTGCGTTCTGCGAACGCTCCGGCGGGCTGGCCGCGATCGACAGCGCGGTCGGCGCAGGTACATCGGTGCGCCTGTATCTGCCGCGCGCGACCGACGAACCTGCCGCCGACGCTCCGCCTGAGACGAGCGTCGACGAGAGCGGCGCGCCGCAGGGGCTGCGCATTCTGCTGGTCGAAGACAACGAGGAAGTGGCGGCCGGCACCGAAGCGCTGCTGCAGATGATGGGCCACCAGATCACCTGCGTATTCAATGCCGATACCGCGCTGCGCCTGTTCGACGACGCCCACGCGCGACGAGCCCGCACGGGTGAACCGCTGCCGTTCGATCTGGTGCTGTCGGACATCCACATGCCGGGGAAGATGAACGGTATCGATCTGGCCGAGGCGGTGCTGGCGTTCGACACGCAATTGCCGGTCATTCTGGTAACCGGCTACGCGGAAGAACTCGACCGTGCGCGACACGTGGACGTGCGGGTGCTTTCCAAACCCTTCGATATCGGCCTGCTGGAGCAACCGCTGCGAGCGATCCAGCACGATTTGACGCAGACGGGGACGGATCCCGCGCCGCAGTCGGCGGATTGA
- the hpnD gene encoding presqualene diphosphate synthase HpnD yields MAVSNLVVDEPEIDAAAATSGSSFYLAMRILPAAQRDAMYQVYAFCRAVDDIADSDMPRVERAAALERWRADIDACYAGAPRASLRALTRHIHTFHLQREDFHAMIDGMAMDAAADICAPDEATLDLYCDRVASAAGRLSVRIFGMQDEPGRLLAHHLGRALQLTNILRDIDEDAGINRCYLPHELLAREGIAVTSPTQIADDPSLPRVCATLAERAKEHFAASDAIMDRESRVHVKAPRIMSGVYRLLLDRTLDRGFDIPRTKVSKPKLRMLWIVARYALF; encoded by the coding sequence TTGGCTGTTTCCAATCTTGTCGTGGACGAACCAGAAATCGACGCCGCTGCCGCCACGTCCGGCAGCTCGTTTTATCTCGCCATGCGCATCCTGCCGGCTGCACAGCGCGATGCGATGTATCAGGTCTACGCTTTTTGCCGCGCTGTCGACGATATCGCCGACAGCGACATGCCGCGCGTTGAACGCGCCGCCGCGCTCGAGCGCTGGCGGGCCGACATCGACGCGTGCTATGCCGGCGCGCCGCGCGCTTCGTTGCGCGCGCTGACGCGGCACATTCATACGTTTCATCTGCAGCGCGAAGATTTTCACGCGATGATCGACGGCATGGCCATGGACGCCGCCGCCGACATCTGCGCGCCCGACGAAGCCACGCTCGACCTCTACTGCGACCGCGTCGCCAGTGCGGCGGGCCGGCTATCGGTGAGGATATTCGGGATGCAGGACGAACCCGGCCGTTTGCTCGCGCACCATCTGGGCCGCGCACTGCAACTGACCAATATCCTGCGCGATATCGACGAAGACGCCGGCATCAACCGCTGCTACCTGCCGCACGAATTGCTGGCGCGCGAAGGCATCGCGGTGACGAGCCCGACCCAGATCGCCGACGATCCGTCGCTGCCGCGCGTCTGCGCCACGCTCGCCGAGCGCGCCAAGGAACACTTCGCCGCGTCTGACGCGATCATGGACCGCGAATCGCGGGTTCACGTGAAGGCGCCGCGCATCATGTCGGGCGTCTATCGCCTGCTACTCGACCGCACGCTCGACCGCGGCTTCGACATTCCGCGCACGAAGGTCAGCAAGCCGAAGCTGCGCATGCTGTGGATCGTCGCGCGTTACGCGCTCTTCTGA